CGTAGCGTCACCTGAGCTCGGAATTTGGTCTTGCACAAGGCAGCACGACCTTTGGTCTTTAGTCCACGCTCTTCGCGTGCTAGCCTTGAGGCATAAAGAGGTTATCCACCATCTCTACCAAGACCACCATCTATATAAGCACTTCTGGAATCCTTTCAAACCCAATACAAGTTACGGATTGAATAATTCAACACCAAACACAATCCACCATCAAACCAGCTGACCTTAGAAATAAACCAAAGTTCCATTTTTAAACCCCCTGCTCTCCCCATTCCTACTTCGTAGTTCGTAACGGAAGCAGTACAAAGAAAATGTCACCATTTTCCAAGGTTGTTGCTTCATCGTGCAAGAAGCATGTAGATGGAGATTATGATGACAATGATGGATTTGACTATGCTCCCATAGCATGCATGGAAGGAAATggcgatgatgatgatgatgacagCTATGATTATGATCCTGCTGCATAAGTAGATAAATAGTTCGTACTTACGCTATTTACTCTTAACAGCATCAAACCCTAATCACGGGGTTTCTAACCCAAAACTTTTTGCAGTTCTATTATGGAGTAAGGTCTATGAGTGGACCCCCATGTGCTGATTTAAAGCTCCTTATGATTGTGACATTTAACGATAACATGGGATGTATTTTATGTCAGCTATCGTTATTATTTTAGCAATCAGTGACAAATGTTAATCTCATGCATTTTATATGTTTACTGATAATGATAGATGGTCACCATCACTACATCATCAACTACTCAACTAGAGCTTTGTTGAGGTTGCAGTggaagaaattaaataatattattgcaGTTTTGTACTTAAGCATaatccaattttttaaaagaatgttttcTTGTCTGTTGGTGTTATGGTAATATCAGTCCAGCAAGTCAATGTAGAGCTAATTAATTACTGGTTTTATGGGGCTCAAAAGGTACAATCCaacttctgttttttttaaagtaatcgTGTCCGACACATATCCAAATATGAGTGCAaggattgaaaaaaaaaaaaaaaactgaacaaATGCATGTCAGACAGAGGAGACTCACACCCGAGTCTGAATCAATTCGGTTGCAATGGTATAAAAAACCCAACGAGCAGGCACCTCAAATGGAGATTAAAAGTTTGACCTTACCAGGCAAGCCCTGTCTCTTAACACGTTATGTGCAAACTCAATCCTAGAAGACCATGTAGGCAAAAGTTGAACTACGTAGATGAATCCTTGTGCCACATAGCATTGTCAGTTTCTCCGTAATTAATTTAAAGGACTACGGCATAATATTACTAAACAGATCACAACTGGAATATGTAACTTCAAATACAAGTTAGCAGAAAGGAGAGAGATACCTGCTAGGAAAGGCCGGCAATTGCTTAGGAGATCCATGAATATTAGCAATTCAATGCAGACAAGTAAAcaacaatgaaaaagaaatccaCAACCAAACATTAATATATGGCATGAACTCTTAAGAAATTAGCCAAAGAAAAATCTTAACAAAAATCTGGTTTCAATATAGATTTCCCTGTTAATAAACAATAGTTCACAGATTTCAGTCAAAACTCATATTCCTATGAACATGATGTTAGTGTCTGCACTGAGTTGACAATTGTAAACTCATGCCTTTGTGTAATATTCAGATGATGATTTTAACATCTAAATCTGATACTAAATTTTAACAAGATACATGAAATGATTCTGTTGGATCAAACCTAATGGAGATGTTGAATGACGCATGTTCCACCACAGACTTGGAGCAAATTTAAGCGTGCCTGTTAAAAACTGTTATGAAAACCTGCTTGAACAAGAAACCCAACCAGTAGTCCAATTGCCtcttcttgaaaattttgattccccaacttggattttttttaagcGACTGCTTTATGATTGAGTTATTGCACCATTGACTTTAATTGAGCTACAGCCAGGCACCTTTTTGACtccaagatctttcatcttTTCTCTAACCTTTTTTACATCTTCCCATCTATCAGCAGATGCATAGATATTGGACAGAAGTGTATGAACGCTTGAATCACTTGATTGAATTTCTACTAGCCGTTGAGCCATTCGTTCTCCCATCTCAACATTGCCATAGGTCCTGCAAGCACTAAGCAATGAACCATAAAGGGGCACAATGGTTTCATTATCTTTGCCTGGTATATCATCTATCAACTTCTCTACTTCAACTAACAGTCCAGCTCGACAAAGTAGGTCAATCAAACACGCATAGTGTTCCAACTTTGGCTCCATATGATACACTTTTGATATGGAATCAAAAACCTTACGACCTTCTTCAACCAATCCTCCATGACTACAAGCACTTAAAACACCTATAAAGGTGATATCATCAGGTTTTTCATTGGTTTGTTCCATTTCCGAGAATAACTCGAGTGCCTTGCTTGTTTCCCCGTTAACTGCCATCCCGCATATAATTGAAGTCCAAGAGGCAGTATCCCTTTTTCTCAACCCATAGAATATCTCCAGAGCTTCCTCAATGCAGCCACACTTTGCATACATTTCGATAAGAGCTGTACCAACAACAGTGTCAAGAACAATACTATTTTCATTAAGGTAACCATGAATCCATTTCCCTTGCTCAAGAGCTCCCAACTTAGCACAACCAGTTAGGAGagaaaccaaaacaaatttatctgGTTTAACCCTTTGGGCCTGCATTTCTTGAAACAGTCCAACTGCCTCATCAAAACAGTTGAATTGCACATAACCATTAATCATGGCTGTCCAAAGAACTACATCCCTAACTGGACTTCTCTCAAATAACCGTCTAGCTTCAGCCAGCTGACCAACATTTACATAGCCAGAAACCATACTAGTCCAACAATTAACATTTTTACTCGGCATGTCATCAAAAAGTTTTCTGGCAATATCTAGACAACCACACTTGCAATACATGTCTAACAAAGCATTCCCCATTATAGTAGTCAATTCAAGTTCCTCCCTTGCATAATGGTCAATTTCCTTTCCAAGATCCAATCTTCCCAATGCCGTGCAAGCCGAAAGAGTACTAACAATTGTAGCCTCATTAGGCTTAACCAGACCCTCTTTTCTCATCAGCCCAAAAAGATTCACAGCATCTTCAAACTTCCCACACTTAACCAACCCAGAAATCAACACATTCCAGGCAACAACATCTCTTTGAGGCATTTCATCAAACAACTTCTTCGAACACCGAATCCGACCCACTTGAACATACATATCCATAAGTGAATTAACGACATAAGCATCAAATTCAAGCCCAGATTTTGCTACTAACCCATGAATCTTTTGACCTTCAAAAACAGCTCCCAAGCTTCCAATTGCCTTAAAAACGAAAGGATAGGTAAAACCATCGGGCCACAATCCTTGCTCTCTAAGCTTCCCAAAGACCAAGATT
This sequence is a window from Gossypium raimondii isolate GPD5lz chromosome 5, ASM2569854v1, whole genome shotgun sequence. Protein-coding genes within it:
- the LOC105771077 gene encoding pentatricopeptide repeat-containing protein At1g31430, with the protein product MLLQSQLRLFHFISRHYILSKPRLFSFHSPLTKQSCISLLKSCKSMNHLKQIQAQTFLLGLHQDSHTLNKLIAFCTDPTLGTFRYAEKIFNLVQYPSLFIYNVMIKTFVKKGSHKNAILVFGKLREQGLWPDGFTYPFVFKAIGSLGAVFEGQKIHGLVAKSGLEFDAYVVNSLMDMYVQVGRIRCSKKLFDEMPQRDVVAWNVLISGLVKCGKFEDAVNLFGLMRKEGLVKPNEATIVSTLSACTALGRLDLGKEIDHYAREELELTTIMGNALLDMYCKCGCLDIARKLFDDMPSKNVNCWTSMVSGYVNVGQLAEARRLFERSPVRDVVLWTAMINGYVQFNCFDEAVGLFQEMQAQRVKPDKFVLVSLLTGCAKLGALEQGKWIHGYLNENSIVLDTVVGTALIEMYAKCGCIEEALEIFYGLRKRDTASWTSIICGMAVNGETSKALELFSEMEQTNEKPDDITFIGVLSACSHGGLVEEGRKVFDSISKVYHMEPKLEHYACLIDLLCRAGLLVEVEKLIDDIPGKDNETIVPLYGSLLSACRTYGNVEMGERMAQRLVEIQSSDSSVHTLLSNIYASADRWEDVKKVREKMKDLGVKKVPGCSSIKVNGAITQS